From Rissa tridactyla isolate bRisTri1 chromosome 10, bRisTri1.patW.cur.20221130, whole genome shotgun sequence:
ACATGGTCAAATGGGAAGCCCCCAGATGGGCTGTGACAGTGACGGCCATGGTTGGGCACCCTTCTGGCACAGCGAGACGTGCCCGGAGCAGCAGCCAGGCACCTCAGTACCTTGAGCCCATTCCCAGCAGTGTCCCACATCTGTGCCACACGGTCCCAGCGCGGCTCAGCCACACTGCCAGGGTGGCGAGGACCcggacagcctgtgccaggcaGCGCTCCAGGGGACACCTGCCTGCTCCCCAGCTTAGGGACATCACCAGCTACCGCCAGCGGGTAACGCCAGCGCCTTCTAGGCCACCCCTAACCCCTCGTGCCAGCCCCATTCCCCCACCCCTGCCTCTGCCCAGTCAGGGATCCCCAAAGTCTGGAAGAGGATTTTCAGGCTCATATGGCCACGCTGCTGCTTCATCAGAAGGGCAAGTTTTCAGAGCATTTGCTCAAGCTACCTCATGTTCCTCCTGCCTTAAAAATAGCCCAGCTGataaggctggggagggagggcagagccagccctggggctgggggcaccacGCACCCCGCTGCCACTCGCCGGGCTCCTGCACCCCCATCCCGATGGCAAAGCCAAAgcctcccctctgcagcaggcagcagcacccaaACCACCCCGGGCACGGGGGCACGCAGTGCTCCTGCAGCACAGGGGCAGAGAGGcgcaggggggcagaggggtctgCAGGCTGGGGGGGTTCCCCTGGCCATAGATAAACCCTCCCGAGCTTCACGGAGCAACGGCTGGGATTTGAGACCACGTTACAGCAGTGGCACCAGCCAGAGGGGTTTTACAGAGCTTTAACAGCCTCCTCCCAAGCAAAACAACTGAGCAACGAGCCGTACCTGCGTCTGCCGGCCCTGAGCACCCCCATAAGGCTCGGGGTTCAGCTTCTGCCTCCACCACTCCTCCAGACCCACTGCCAGCAAAAGAAGTAGCAAGGCAGAGACTCTCCTCTTATACCCTGCTGCTCCCTTCACTAATTGGTCCCCTGATTAGCTCATTAAGCCCTCGGGCAGCtgtgcagggctctgctgctcgCTTTCCCGGGAGCTCCAGCTCACCTGGCTGCAGATCCCTAATCTGCGTTGATACTCCCCCGGTACCTCCTGCCCACTCCAGGAAATTAAAGATGACGCAGAATGATTTCATGATCAAAGTGCTTGCAAAACCAGAATGGATATTGCAAATTAACACAAATGTACAAACAGACACACTAGCTTCCCAAGGAAAGGCCATGCTATTTTTCAAGACAAATGGCTCGGCTCCTGCATTCCCTAGAAATGAGCTCCGCCGCACTGATATCTCCACTCGTAGTTCAGAGGCTTTTAAGAGTATTTGTCATTCAGAGACACTCCCAGCGCCTGCACATAGCAGCAGTGTCCCTGTAAGGGCATGGCCCAGCCGATCTCTCTCCCGTGTCAGACAGAACGCAGGCAGGCAGACTTGAGCACCTCGCCTCCCCaggtataaataaattaattgtaaatCAAGAGGGCTGTTGGATTTTTATTAACAGAAACCACCTTCTTGCCAAGCAGGTGGCCCATGTCCCTGAATGCTAAAAAAGGCTAGGAACGGGCTCCGGCCTCCTCCGGGGTAAACACTCCCACGCACAGCTCCCATTGCAGGGCTGGTGCCCGGCGCTGGCACCTGGGGGTACGGCAGATGGCGGGGGCCTGGGGACGGGCCATGTGGCCCGGGGTGGCCAAGCCCAGGGGCTCCGGCTGCGGGCTGGGCCTGTGTGCCCCCAGCCAGGCAGTTCCGGGAGCCCCCCACCACCTCCCGCTTGGATCCTGCTTGGAGCGGGGGCTCCGCTGCTGCAGCGGGGCTTGTCCTCGCTCAGGGGGTGCCGGgggtctgcccccccccccagcacagcccttgctctccccagcccctccgtTCAGGCTCTCCTCTGCCACTGCAGCAGATCCTCACCCTCGCACTGGCGCCCTTGCTAacccccacaacccccgccccttacacccttcttctccctcccaggTGGATTTTGAGGATGTGATAGCCGAGCCTGTGGGAACATACAGCTTTGACGGCGTCTGGAAAACCAGCTACACCACCTTCACCGTCAGCAAGTACTGGTGCTACCGGCTGCTCTCTGCCATCCTGGGCATCCCCCTGGCAGTCGTCTGGGGCTTCCTCTTTGCCCTCATCTCCTTCTGCCACATCTGGGCAGTGGTGCCCTGCATCAAGAGCTACCTGATAGAGATCCAGTGCGTCAGCCGAATCTACTCCCTCTGCATCCACACCTTCTGCGACCCGTTCTTTGAGGCTCTCTCCAAGATCTGCAGCAACGTCCGAGTTGCTCTCCGGAAGGAGACCTAGGTCCCTACAGCCGCCCCCACCAGCCCTCGCCCGACCACCCCTGCCTCCTGCCGTGTGCCCTGCCTTCGCGCACAGGGACACCCGTGCCCAGGGACCTGCAGTGTGGTGGGACCCTGCGGCAGAGCTGCCGGGGATGCTCCCTGTAGATGGAGGCACGCCAGGCTGCTCCTTTCTCCACCCCAAAGCCAGCAGCTTTAGGAGAAGAAAAGCCCGTTGAGTCTCGGCAGCCCAGGGAGACCCCTGTGCTCTCCAGGCCCCCAGCATCACCCTCTGCTCCTGCGGGAGGGACCACAGCATCTCCCAGACCACAGCCCTGGGCCACGACCCGCAGCTGCAGAGCGAGAATCGAGggtgcagagatgctgctggacGACAGACCAAACCCTGCACGCTTCTCCAGCCCTTCCTTCAGTGTAGCATCACCAAGGCgtacaaattattattatttgctgcaAATGATTGTTGTTGTGGAAGCTTCTGTATCAAATCACGCTGCACAAAAGTTTTATGGATAGAATAGTGaaagcaaacttttctttttttgtgtgtgtttgcatttcaGCAAAGCTTTGAAATCCAGATCAATTCGTGCATGAAATGTTATGTCTGCCTCCTGGGAGCACGTGCTGGGCCTGGGCCACCAGCAATTGCAAAACCACATGTGGCAGGGTGACTCATTTATTAATTGTGGGGCATCGTTATCCTTTGTGGCCAGGATTCCAGGGGCAGCATGGGACCGGTGGGCAGCTGGTGAGCACGCCGGGGCTGCAGTGGGGCAGCTGGGCAGAGCCATGGGGAGCAGCGAGAACAAATGGGTTTTGATAACTTCACTTGAGAAATGATAAGCTTGGCTTTATGTAAAGCTTTGGCTTCTTTCTCAGGGAGAATGTTtactacagaatcacagaagggtagGGGTTGGAGGGACCTTCAGGGAGGGCTCTACGTGCTTGCTTGCGTGACGCTGGGCAAGCCCTAGCCTGCAGCAGTGTgttcttcttccccagctgtCTCTCTGCTCCATGCCCTGCCCGGCTCCGCAGGAGGAGAACCTCATCCAAGGCACTGCCTTGCGCCCTtccctcccacagcatcccacagcatcccacggCATCCCACAGCGGGGCTCACCCAAGCGTGCCGGGGGAGCGGACCAAGGACCCTCCTCTGGGACACAGCCCACTCCCAGCCACTCCACTGAAAACATgaggatgaggggaaaaaaaatccaatttggaGCTATTTCCTCCCCTGTATTGTCAATTAATTTGCTTAGTCCATCCTTCATGAAGCCATACTTTGAGGCACTTAAAGGCTTTTTTGGCTCTGGCctcaagtgctttgctgaatcagggcccAGGAGGTCTCGTTCAGAGGTTATTCTCGATTGTATTCATGTGCTTTTTTCCCTTGGCTGCCAACAAAGACTTGGAGCCAAAGTTTCTTGTAGTGCCATGCCAAGGGCAAGAAAGAGTTAGATTTTCTATTGGTGCTCTTCCGATGGGTTGGGATTGTGGTCTTTCATTATTCCATAGCAATACAGCACCCATGCTCTACCAACACCAGGCCTTGAGATGGATGgagtgatacaaaaaaaaaaaaaaagatatttagataatatttagatatttgtaggggaaaaaaggtctcaaaaacattttatcatgagcattttttaaagctttttgtgggaataaaaataattaaaaacaatactgggattatattctttttaatggctttttgttCTAGTTGTTCACAGCCtgaacccaaaaaacctccaaaatccTGATCTCCCCTCGCAGTGGTCTAGGGGTTCCC
This genomic window contains:
- the CAV3 gene encoding caveolin-3, translated to MAEEQTELEERIIIKDQHTKEIDLVNRDPKHINEDVVKVDFEDVIAEPVGTYSFDGVWKTSYTTFTVSKYWCYRLLSAILGIPLAVVWGFLFALISFCHIWAVVPCIKSYLIEIQCVSRIYSLCIHTFCDPFFEALSKICSNVRVALRKET